One window of the Trifolium pratense cultivar HEN17-A07 linkage group LG2, ARS_RC_1.1, whole genome shotgun sequence genome contains the following:
- the LOC123909093 gene encoding probable trehalose-phosphate phosphatase C, whose protein sequence is MTNQNVLGKSRLNERLMELAMSISNSNVLPRTSVPELMAWFDGILAQPKNNFIKPLEDNNGKGTTTKVNSWIDSMRASSPARTKHGSENRDQTHWTLFHPSALNMFNQIMYNSNGKQIVVFLDYDGTLSPIVTDPDRAFMSKKMRATLKDIAKHFPTAIVSGRCLDKLFSFVRLSELYYAGSHGMDIKGPTNRRSTKKGNNDGVLLQPANEFLPMINEVYKILVEKTKCVPGAMVENNKFCLSVHFRRVAEKSWAALAEQVSLVLNEYPKLKLTQGRKVLEIRPTIKWDKGRALEFLLESLGFANSNNVFPIYIGDDRTDEDAFKVLSNRGQGSGILVSKIPKETNASYTLQDPSEVGEFLRHLVDWKRTSSHSHKL, encoded by the exons ACCAGAATTAATGGCTTGGTTTGATGGAATATTGGCTCAGCCCAAAAACAATTTCATTAAACCTTTGGAAGATAATAACGGCAAAGGAACAACAACTAAAGTTAACTCATGGATTGATTCCATGAGAGCTTCTTCTCCTGCACGAACCAAACACGGTTCTGAAAATCGGGACCAAACTCACTGGACC CTTTTCCATCCGTCGGCGTTAAACATGtttaatcaaataatgtacaatTCAAATGGGAAACAAATCGTAGTTTTTCTTGATTATGATGGAACTCTATCTCCAATTGTTACAGATCCAGATAGAGCTTTCATGAGTAAAAAG aTGAGAGCGACTTTGAAGGATATAGCAAAGCATTTCCCCACAGCCATCGTTAGTGGAAGGTGTTTAGACAAG cTATTTAGCTTTGTAAGGTTGTCAGAATTATACTATGCTGGAAGTCATGGGATGGATATTAAGGGACCAACAAATAGGAGAAGCACTAAGAAA GGTAATAATGATGGGGTACTTTTGCAGCCTGCTAATGAATTCTTGCCCATGATAAATGAG GTTTATAAAATCTTGGTGGAAAAAACAAAGTGTGTTCCAGGGGCTATGGTGGAAAATAACAAGTTTTGTTTATCTGTACATTTTCGCCGTGTTGCCGAAAAG agTTGGGCAGCATTGGCTGAACAAGTAAGCTTAGTGTTGAATGAGTACCCAAAGCTAAAGCTAACACAAGGGAGAAAAGTGTTGGAGATTCGACCAACCATTAAATGGGACAAGGGAAGGGCTCTTGAATTTTTATTAGAGTCACTTG gtttTGCAAATTCTAACAACGTATTTCCAATTTATATTGGTGATGATCGAACTGACGAAGATGCTTTCAAG gttttaagcaataggGGCCAAGGGAGTGGAATTCTTGTCTCTAAAATTCCAAAAGAAACCAACGCTTCATACACTTTGCAAGATCCATCTGAG gTTGGGGAATTTTTGCGGCATTTGGTGGATTGGAAAAGAACGAGTTCTCATTCTCACAAGTTGTAG